In Parageobacillus sp. KH3-4, the genomic window TCTTCTCGCAAGTATGATTTATCCAGCCTTCAAGTCTTGCAAGTCGGCGGGGCGAAATTCAGCGCAGAAGTAGCTAAAAGAGTAAAACCAGTTTTTGGTTGCACCTTGCAGCAGGTATATGGCATGGCTGAGGGATTAGTCAACTATACGAGATTGGATGATCCTGAAGAAGTGATTATAAATACCCAAGGAAAGCCAATGTCTAAATATGATGAAATCCGCATAGTAGATGAAGAGGATAAAGAGGTGGAGCCTGGCCAAGTTGGCGAACTGTTAACGAGAGGGCCTTATACAATTCGCGGATACTACAAAGCGGAAGCGCATAATGCGAGAGCTTTTACTTCGGATGGCTTTTACCGGACGGGAGACTTGGTAAGAATGACTCCATCCGGCTACTTGGTTGTCGAAGGGCGTGTGAAAGATCAGATTAACCGAGGCGGTGAAAAAATTGCGGCTGAGGAAGTGGAAAATTATCTTTTAGCACATCCTTCAGTACGTGATGCGGCTGTCGTTTCGATGCCGGATGAATTCCTTGGTGAACGATCATGCGCTTTTATCATTCCGCGTGATCACTCCTTGGAAGCAGCTGAGCTGAAATCGTTCTTGCGAGAACGTGGAGTGGCAAGTTTTAAAATACCTGATCGCATCGAATTCGTTGATTCATTTCCAAAGACAGCAGTAGGAAAGATTAACAAGAGGGCATTGCGGCAAATCATTGCGGAAAAGCTGCAATCTGCTGGAAAAACAACAGAATAACTATTGAAAGGAAGTGTTTAGATGGCTATCCCTGCTATTCCAGCTTATCCAATGCCTGTTTCATCAGATCTGCCAAAAAACAAAGTATCGTGGACACCCGATCCTAAACGTGCGGCACTGCTTATTCACGATATGCAAAATTATTTTCTTGACGCTTTTATCCCTAATGCGTCGCCTTTCGTCGAACTTGTGGGGAATATTCAACAGCTAAAAAAGGTATGCAAAGAAATGGGTATTCCTGTCATTTACTCTGCGCAACCGGGTGGACAAACGCTGGAACAGCGTGGATTGCTTCAGGATTTTTGGGGAAATGGAATCGCTGATGATCCTTATCAAAAGGGGATTATAGATGAATTAGCACCTGATGCCAAGGATATCGTTCTTACAAAGTGGAGATACAGCGCATTCAAAAAAACCAATCTTTTAGAAATATTAAAAGGACATGGGCGAGATCAGTTGATTATTTGCGGTGTTTATGCGCATATCGGATGCTTATTAACCGCTAGTGATGCCTTTATGCAGGATATACAAGTGTTTTTTGTTGCGGATGCTGTCGCTGATTTTTCGTTAGAGCATCATAAAATGGCTCTCAATTATGCGGCCAGCCGTTGTGCATTCGTTACGTCCACGCAAAATCTAATTGAAGCATTAAAAAAAGAACATGTTTCGTACTGCCAAAACACATTGCCAATGAGTTTGCATGATGTACGTAATCAAGTAGCGGAGCTTATTCAAGAGTCTCCAGCGGATCTTTCCGATCATGAGAATTTGGTAAACAGGGGATTGGACTCCATTCGCATGATGAGTTTAGTTGAAAAATGGAGAAGAGCGGGAGCGGAGATTACATTTGCGTCCCTTGCTGCACGTCCTACTCTCTTTGATTGGTGGAACTTGTTGTCTTCTCAAGCGGAAAAGGTACTATCTGCTCAAGACTCGCAATAAAGGAGGCCAGATCCATGTCCAACCGCCAAGATATACGCATGCCTTTATCTGGGGCACAAGCAGGCATTTGGTTTGCCCAACAGTTGGATCCTGAAAATCCCATCTATAACACCGGAGAATATATAGAGATTAATGGGCCGGTTGATCCGGCTCTCTTTGAAAAGGCGCTGCGACAAGTCTTAGTTGAAGCAGAATCATTGCATGCCCGATTTGGTGAAGATGAGAACGGGCCATGGCAAACGATTGATCCTTCGCCGGATTTTCCTTTCTATTTTGTGGATGTGAGCGCAACGGAAAATCCGCAAGAAGAAGCGATGCTTTGGATGAAGAAGGATTTATCCAAGCCGGTTGATTTAACACGCGATCCGCTCTTTACCGAGGCTTTATTTAAACTTTCCGATAATCGGTTTTTCTGGTATCAGCGCATTCATCATATTGCCATTGATGGTTTTGGCTTCTCGCTTATTGCGCAAAAAGTGGCCAAAGTCTATACGGCATTGGTGAACCATGCGCCGATGGACGATGAGAAATTCGCTTCGCTCCATCAAGTGATCGAAGAAGACCAAGCTTACCGTACATCAAAACAGTATGAGCGTGACCGCGAGTTTTGGATGGAGCGTTTTCGTGATCAGCCAGAGGTGGTTAGTCTTTCTGATCGGGCAGTTCGGACGTCCAACACGTTTATTCGGAAGACGGCGTATATGTCTCCATCTAGTACAGAACGTTTTAAACAATCAGCCCGGCATTTGAAAGCGAGTTGGCATGAAGTTTTCATTGCCGCTGCGGCGCTTTACATTCATCGGCTAACAGGGGCAAATGATGTCATTCTCGGTTTGCCGATGATGAACCGCTTAGGGTCTTCAGCCTTGAATGTGCCTGCAATGGTCATGAATATTGTGCCGCTCCGTTTGCATTTGCATGCTGATATGAGGATTTCGGAGTTATTAAGCCAAGTTAGACAAGAAATTCAAGAAGTAAGGCAACATCAAAAATATCGGCATGAGCAGCTGCGCCGTGATCTTAAGCTGCTAGGTGAAAATCAGCGATTATTTGGCCCGCAAGTGAATATTATGCCATTTGATTATGCCCTTTATTTTGGCGGTCATCAAGGCATTACACACAATCTGGCCGCTGGGCCGATTGACGATCTTGCTATTAATGTATACGACAGAACAGACGGAAACGGGTTAAGAATTGATTTTGATGCTAACCCGGAAATTTATAGCATGGATGAGCTTGCGACTCATCAAGCTCGCTTTTTAAAATTGCTTGAAACAATGGAGTCGATGAAAGAAGACGCGCTGATCGGAAAGATCGATCTTCTTCTTGAAGAAGAACGTTATCAAGTTTTAGAGAAATGGAATGAAACGGCACATCCTCATCCGGAAGAAAATTTTTTACAAATTTTTGAAAAACAAGTGGAAAAGACTCCGGAAGCAATCGCTGTAATTTGTGAGGATCAGGCGCTTAGTTATACTGAACTAAATAAGCAAGCAAACCGTCTTGCCCATTTCCTAATGGAATATGGAGTGGGGCCGGAGCAATACGTCGCTTTAGCTCTTCCGCGCTCCGCAGAGATGGTTATCGCCATGCTGGCGGTGCTGAAAACAGGAGCGGCCTATCTCCCTCTAGATCTCGATTATCCAGAAGAACGAGTTGCTTTTATGCTTGAAGATACAAAGCCTGTCTGCATTGTAACAAGTTCGTCTGTGCAGTCGAAACTACCGCATGTTCCTTCTCGTTCTACGATTATACTAGATCATCCAGAAACAGAGAGGGTAATCAAAAATTATCCTGATGCAAATGTTTCTAAAACGCAATCACCGCTTCATCCAGCTTATGTCATCTATACGTCAGGATCGACGGGCAAGCCAAAAGGCGTTGTGGTGCCATTCCATAGTCTAAATAACTTTTTATTAGCGATGCGGGAGAAATTTGCGTTGAAGGAGCATGACCGTTTGCTCGCGGTTACAACGATTGCTTTTGATATTTCTGCATTAGAAATTTTCCTTCCGTTAATCAGCGGAGCGAGTTTGGTGGTTGCGAAGAAGGAAACGATTCATGATCCGCAAGCGTTGGCAGCTGTGATCTCCGATGAAGAAATTACGATGATGCAGGCGACGCCGACGCTTTGGCATATGCTTGTCACCCATCATCCTGATTGCATCGCTGGACTTCGAGTGCTGGTGGGGGGAGAGGCGCTCTCAAGCAGTCTTGCATCGGCATTGCATAGTCTAGATTGCGAGATTACGAATTTGTATGGACCAACAGAAACAACGATATGGTCGACGATGTCGACACTTCATCCTGACGATGCCCGGACACCTTCTATTGGCCGTCCGATTTGGAATACCCAAGTGTATGTATTGGATGATCAACTTCAGCCAGTTCCGCCGGGAGTGGTCGGAGAGTTATATATTGCAGGCACAGGGCTTGCGCGAGGGTATTTAAGACGGCCAGATTTGACAGCAGAGCGTTTTGTTGCCAATCCGTATGGGCCACCGGGAAGCCGTATGTACCGGACAGGAGATCTTGTTCGCTGGCGTATGGATGGTTCTTTAGATTATATAGGTCGCGTCGACCATCAAATCAAGCTGCGCGGTTTTCGCATCGAGATAGGTGAAATTGAGACGGTATTGTCACAATATGATCTTGTAGAGCAGGCGTTAGTAGTGGCTCGTGAAGATCAGCCAGGGGATCAGCGGTTGGTTGCTTATGTCATTCCTCGTGAGCAAAGCAAAGACGCCCTTGATCTTGCAGAGCTGCGCCGCTATGTCAGCGAGAGATTGCCTGATTATATGGTTCCGTCCGCATTTATGGTGCTTAACGAATTTCCGTTAACTCCGAACGGCAAGATTGATCGCAATGCATTGCCGGCCCCTGATTTTACGATGACGGTGAAAGGACGTAAACCTAGAACTCCTCAGGAGGAAATTTTATGCGAACTTTTTGCTGAGGTGTTGGAACTGCCCGGAGTTGGAATTGATGATAATTTCTTTGAATTGGGAGGACATTCGTTGCTTGCTGCCCGTCTCATTAGCCGCATCCGAGATGTGTTAGGCGTGGAGCTTACGATTGGCAAACTATTTGAATCGCCTACTGTTGCTAGTCTTGTTAAGCATTTTGAGGATGCAGAAAATATCAAGCCGCCTGTCAAAACATATGTCCACAAAGAGGATATTCCTCTTTCATTTGTACAACGTCGTCTATGGTTCCTTTACCAACTTGAAGGGCCAAGCCCTACTTATAACATACCAGTCGTTGTGCATTTAACAGGAAAGCTCAATTATCATGCACTGCAAAATGCTTTATACGATGTCATTGAGCGCCATGAACCATTGCGGACCATTTTCCCTGAAAGTTCGGGGATGTCAAGACAGGTTGTCTTAGAACCTCATCAAGTACGGCCTAAATTAATGGTAAAAGAAATCAACGAAAGCCAGTTATCTGATGAATTAGATGCTGCGGTACGCTACCGTTTCGATTTAGCTGCAGAGCCAGCGATTCGCGCCCAGCTGTTCGTACTTGGTCCAAATAAACAAGTATTGCTGCTTTTAATGCATCATATGATTATCGATGGATGGTCGCTAACACCATTAACTCGTGACATAGCTGCAGCTTATAACGCGCATTGCCATAATCAAAAAGTAGAGTGGCCTCCTTTACCAGTAAAATATGCTGATTATGCTCTTTGGCAGCAAGAACTTTTAGGAGATGAGAACAATCCTACGAGTTTAATAGCGAAACAGCTCGATTACTGGAAGAAAACGTTAGCTGACTTGCCAGAGGAACTGGAGCTGCCTACAGACTACCCACGTCCTGCCGAGCCCAGCTATGAAGGAGGCATCGTCGATTTTCGCATTGATGCGGAACTTCACAAGCGTCTGCTGGATCTCGCTCGTGAAAATAAAGCGAGCCTATTTATGGTGCTTCAGGCCGGGTTTGCTGCTCTCCTCACTCGATTAGGAGCAGGAACGGATATTCCAATCGGCAGCCCGATCGCTGGAAGAAACGACGATTCATTGGAGAATCTAGTAGGATTATTCATTAATA contains:
- a CDS encoding isochorismatase, with protein sequence MAIPAIPAYPMPVSSDLPKNKVSWTPDPKRAALLIHDMQNYFLDAFIPNASPFVELVGNIQQLKKVCKEMGIPVIYSAQPGGQTLEQRGLLQDFWGNGIADDPYQKGIIDELAPDAKDIVLTKWRYSAFKKTNLLEILKGHGRDQLIICGVYAHIGCLLTASDAFMQDIQVFFVADAVADFSLEHHKMALNYAASRCAFVTSTQNLIEALKKEHVSYCQNTLPMSLHDVRNQVAELIQESPADLSDHENLVNRGLDSIRMMSLVEKWRRAGAEITFASLAARPTLFDWWNLLSSQAEKVLSAQDSQ
- a CDS encoding non-ribosomal peptide synthetase translates to MSNRQDIRMPLSGAQAGIWFAQQLDPENPIYNTGEYIEINGPVDPALFEKALRQVLVEAESLHARFGEDENGPWQTIDPSPDFPFYFVDVSATENPQEEAMLWMKKDLSKPVDLTRDPLFTEALFKLSDNRFFWYQRIHHIAIDGFGFSLIAQKVAKVYTALVNHAPMDDEKFASLHQVIEEDQAYRTSKQYERDREFWMERFRDQPEVVSLSDRAVRTSNTFIRKTAYMSPSSTERFKQSARHLKASWHEVFIAAAALYIHRLTGANDVILGLPMMNRLGSSALNVPAMVMNIVPLRLHLHADMRISELLSQVRQEIQEVRQHQKYRHEQLRRDLKLLGENQRLFGPQVNIMPFDYALYFGGHQGITHNLAAGPIDDLAINVYDRTDGNGLRIDFDANPEIYSMDELATHQARFLKLLETMESMKEDALIGKIDLLLEEERYQVLEKWNETAHPHPEENFLQIFEKQVEKTPEAIAVICEDQALSYTELNKQANRLAHFLMEYGVGPEQYVALALPRSAEMVIAMLAVLKTGAAYLPLDLDYPEERVAFMLEDTKPVCIVTSSSVQSKLPHVPSRSTIILDHPETERVIKNYPDANVSKTQSPLHPAYVIYTSGSTGKPKGVVVPFHSLNNFLLAMREKFALKEHDRLLAVTTIAFDISALEIFLPLISGASLVVAKKETIHDPQALAAVISDEEITMMQATPTLWHMLVTHHPDCIAGLRVLVGGEALSSSLASALHSLDCEITNLYGPTETTIWSTMSTLHPDDARTPSIGRPIWNTQVYVLDDQLQPVPPGVVGELYIAGTGLARGYLRRPDLTAERFVANPYGPPGSRMYRTGDLVRWRMDGSLDYIGRVDHQIKLRGFRIEIGEIETVLSQYDLVEQALVVAREDQPGDQRLVAYVIPREQSKDALDLAELRRYVSERLPDYMVPSAFMVLNEFPLTPNGKIDRNALPAPDFTMTVKGRKPRTPQEEILCELFAEVLELPGVGIDDNFFELGGHSLLAARLISRIRDVLGVELTIGKLFESPTVASLVKHFEDAENIKPPVKTYVHKEDIPLSFVQRRLWFLYQLEGPSPTYNIPVVVHLTGKLNYHALQNALYDVIERHEPLRTIFPESSGMSRQVVLEPHQVRPKLMVKEINESQLSDELDAAVRYRFDLAAEPAIRAQLFVLGPNKQVLLLLMHHMIIDGWSLTPLTRDIAAAYNAHCHNQKVEWPPLPVKYADYALWQQELLGDENNPTSLIAKQLDYWKKTLADLPEELELPTDYPRPAEPSYEGGIVDFRIDAELHKRLLDLARENKASLFMVLQAGFAALLTRLGAGTDIPIGSPIAGRNDDSLENLVGLFINTLVLRMDTSGNPSFRELLGRVREVNLSAYENQDLPFERLVEVLNPVRSRAKHPLFQVMFVFQNTPEPKLELHGLESKLEIRSVGSAKFDLTLELREHRAEDGSPDGLIGLFEYSRDLFEHTTVEVFAKRLCQLLKEVVMNPDRPIGQIDILLPEELKKLLEKTNHHARSVSEECLPALFERQVQRNPNAIAVSFEGQELSYAELNKRANQLAHFLIEKGVGPEKVVALALPRSLEMIIGILAVLKAGGTYLPLDPDYPEDRIAYMMEDAQPMYVITNKEMASKLPHAGGAEHLIIDEAHVADVLGTYAETNPDDSNRIEALSPYHTAYIIYTSGSTGRPKGVMIPHQNVVRLFKSTEHWFQFTSDDVWTLFHSYAFDFSVWEIWGPFLYGGRLVVVPHNVSRSPKEFLQLLVEQRVTVLNQTPSAFYQLMQADRENIELSRQLSLRFIIFGGEALEISRLEDWYERHADDMPKLINMYGITETTVHVSYMELNKNIISVKGNSLIGRNIPDLEVYVLDANLQPVLPGVIGEIYVAGAGLARGYLGRPDLTAERFVANPFGLPGSRMYRTGDLAKWRADGTLDYIGRADHQVKIRGYRIELGEIEAVLAKHPDIAQVAVVVREDQPGDKRLVAYVVPAKGVSLESVELRRYVAASLPDYMIPSAFVMIEALPLTPNGKLDRKALPAPDVTIEIANRGPRTPQEEMLCDLFMEVLRLPRVGIDDGFFELGGHSLLAVQLMRRIRETFGVELSIGDLFEAPTVAGLAEKLEMGSSQSALDILLPLRTSGNQPPLFCVHPAGGLSWCYAGLIRSIGTDYPIYGLQARGIAKAEKLPKTLDEMAADYINQMKTVQPEGSYYLLGWSLGGNVAHAMATQLQQQGEEVALLVMLDAYPSHFLPIAKVPDEQEALIALLALGGYDPDNMDGKPLNLENTIDMLRRDGSALASLEESTILNLKDTYVNSVRILSEYVPRRYKGDLLFFKSTIIPEWFDPIEPEAWLPYIDGKIIQYDIHCRHKDMCQPGPLAEIGRILADKLKEKSNLISINGGRGTK